The following coding sequences are from one Ancylobacter sp. TS-1 window:
- the hspQ gene encoding heat shock protein HspQ codes for MMKERNAKYRIGQIVRHRYYPFRGVVFDVDPEFSNTDEWWESIPEHIRPTKDQPFYHLLAENAETEYVAYVSEQNLEPDVSGEPVRHPQVEEMLSADGDGGWRVRSERLQ; via the coding sequence ATGATGAAAGAGCGGAACGCCAAATACCGCATCGGGCAGATCGTGCGTCATCGCTACTACCCGTTCCGCGGCGTGGTCTTCGACGTCGATCCCGAATTCTCCAACACGGACGAATGGTGGGAATCGATCCCCGAGCACATCCGGCCGACCAAGGACCAGCCCTTCTACCATCTGCTCGCCGAGAACGCGGAGACGGAATACGTCGCCTATGTCTCCGAGCAGAATCTGGAGCCGGACGTGTCGGGTGAGCCGGTGCGCCACCCGCAGGTCGAGGAGATGCTGTCGGCGGATGGCGACGGCGGATGGCGGGTGCGCAGCGAGAGGCTGCAATAA
- a CDS encoding AEC family transporter: MSEVLALALPFFGVIFLGLGCGRLARIPESGLAWLSFFIIYVALPPLFFSLVARTPFHELTNGTFIAATTLTTAACFALSLLVGLWLRHGNLPEATIAAIIGSYSNVGYMGPGLTLGALGAGASVPTALIFVFDSLFFFTAVPILMAVSGRDRRRFSATLLLVARRVMTHPFNVATFLGVAAAYFEFHPPVAVEKTLEFLRNAAAPCALFTLGVSVALRPMERMQGEVPWLLLIKLVVHPALVWLVLTTVGGFDPVWIATAVLMASLPPALNAFIMAKQYDTYVAGASGGVLIGTVVSVATVTAMLYAVQHDMLPHGLLQ, encoded by the coding sequence ATGTCCGAGGTCCTGGCGCTGGCGCTTCCCTTCTTCGGTGTGATCTTCCTCGGGCTGGGTTGCGGCCGGCTGGCGCGCATCCCCGAGAGCGGCCTCGCATGGCTCAGCTTCTTCATCATCTATGTGGCGCTGCCGCCGCTGTTCTTCTCGCTGGTGGCGCGCACGCCCTTCCATGAGCTGACCAACGGAACCTTCATCGCCGCGACGACGCTGACGACGGCCGCCTGCTTCGCGCTTTCGCTGCTGGTCGGCCTCTGGCTGCGGCATGGCAACCTGCCGGAAGCCACCATCGCCGCGATCATCGGCTCCTATTCCAATGTCGGCTATATGGGTCCCGGCCTGACGCTCGGCGCGCTCGGGGCAGGGGCCTCGGTGCCGACGGCGCTGATCTTCGTCTTCGACAGCCTGTTCTTCTTCACCGCCGTACCGATCCTGATGGCAGTTTCCGGGCGGGACCGGCGGCGCTTCAGCGCGACGCTGCTGCTGGTCGCGCGCCGGGTGATGACGCACCCGTTCAACGTCGCGACCTTCCTCGGCGTCGCGGCCGCCTATTTCGAGTTCCATCCGCCGGTCGCGGTCGAGAAGACGCTGGAATTCCTGCGCAACGCCGCCGCGCCCTGCGCCCTGTTCACCCTCGGCGTCTCGGTGGCGCTGCGGCCGATGGAGCGGATGCAGGGCGAGGTGCCCTGGCTGCTCCTGATCAAGCTGGTGGTGCACCCGGCGCTGGTGTGGCTGGTGCTCACCACGGTCGGCGGCTTCGATCCGGTGTGGATCGCCACCGCCGTGCTGATGGCGAGCCTGCCACCGGCGCTCAACGCCTTCATCATGGCGAAGCAGTACGACACCTACGTCGCCGGCGCCTCGGGCGGCGTGCTGATCGGCACGGTGGTCTCGGTCGCCACCGTCACCGCCATGCTCTACGCCGTGCAGCACGACATGCTGCCGCACGGACTGCTCCAGTGA
- a CDS encoding UbiH/UbiF family hydroxylase, with protein sequence MSSNSRLPPPTVAVIGGGASGLVAALALASGGLQVRLAAPPRAPDPRTTALMDGSVRALEALGLWERLRPDAAPLRIMRLIDDTGRLLRAPEVEFRSSELGLEGFAWNLENEVLLAALDEAVAADARITRLRAAVRQVEDGPEAVAITLDDGTVFEAALVAAADGRNSPSRRAAGIDMRVREYPQVAVTATLAHGRPHRDVSTEFHTRTGPFTLVPLPGDRSSVVCVVSPDEAEQLGALTPEAFAAAMERKAHSILGRMHLLSPRGSFPLSQRTAAHFARGRIALIGEAAHIIPPIGAQGLNLGIRDAATLAELASDAARAGADVGGADVTETYERRRRADVASRGFAVDLFNRSLLSDLLPVAGMRGFGIWMLGQSAGLRRAVMREGVGPTRDVPRLLAGTRL encoded by the coding sequence ATGTCATCGAACTCCCGGTTGCCGCCGCCGACCGTCGCCGTCATCGGGGGCGGTGCCAGCGGCCTCGTCGCCGCTCTCGCCCTCGCTTCGGGCGGCCTTCAGGTGAGGCTCGCCGCCCCGCCGCGCGCGCCCGACCCGCGCACCACGGCGCTCATGGATGGTTCTGTGCGTGCCCTTGAGGCGCTCGGCCTGTGGGAGCGGCTGCGCCCGGATGCCGCGCCACTGCGGATCATGCGGTTGATCGACGATACCGGCAGGCTGCTGCGCGCGCCGGAGGTGGAATTCCGCTCAAGTGAGCTTGGGCTCGAAGGGTTCGCCTGGAATCTCGAGAACGAGGTGCTGCTGGCGGCGCTCGACGAGGCGGTTGCCGCCGATGCCCGAATCACGCGGTTGCGCGCCGCCGTCCGGCAGGTCGAGGACGGGCCCGAGGCCGTTGCCATCACGCTGGACGACGGCACCGTCTTCGAGGCAGCCCTCGTCGCCGCGGCCGACGGGCGCAATTCACCGAGCCGGCGCGCCGCCGGCATCGACATGCGCGTGCGCGAATACCCGCAGGTCGCCGTCACCGCGACGCTGGCGCATGGCCGGCCGCATCGCGACGTCTCCACCGAGTTCCACACGCGCACCGGCCCCTTCACGCTGGTGCCGCTGCCGGGGGATCGGTCGAGCGTGGTCTGCGTGGTTTCCCCTGATGAGGCCGAGCAGCTTGGCGCGCTGACGCCGGAAGCGTTCGCCGCCGCCATGGAGCGCAAGGCCCATTCCATCCTCGGCCGGATGCACCTTCTCTCGCCGCGCGGCAGCTTTCCGCTGAGCCAGCGCACCGCCGCGCATTTCGCGCGCGGGCGCATCGCGCTGATCGGCGAGGCGGCGCATATCATTCCGCCGATCGGCGCGCAGGGGCTCAATCTCGGCATACGCGACGCGGCGACGCTGGCGGAGTTGGCGAGCGACGCCGCGCGGGCGGGCGCCGATGTCGGGGGCGCAGACGTCACCGAAACCTATGAGCGCCGCCGCCGCGCCGACGTCGCCAGCCGGGGCTTCGCGGTCGACCTGTTCAACCGCTCGCTGCTGTCGGATCTGCTGCCGGTGGCGGGGATGCGCGGTTTCGGGATCTGGATGCTCGGGCAGTCCGCCGGCCTGCGGCGCGCGGTGATGCGCGAGGGTGTCGGACCGACACGCGACGTGCCGCGTCTTCTCGCCGGCACCCGGCTCTAG
- a CDS encoding phosphatidylcholine/phosphatidylserine synthase: MAITSKSLSERPASRRTLAFAVHIFTASGAVCGLMALMAAVEGHWAIMFAWLGAALFVDGIDGSMARRARVVEVLPRWSGETLDLVVDYLTYCLVPAFAVASSGMMPFWMAVPASVAILVTSALYFADTSMKTEDLYFQGFPAVWNLVVFYFFLVPLNPWVIFGIVILLSVGTFLPIKFVHPFRVVRLRLLTIALLAVWAVLAVLAVIDGMKPDLWVTVSLCLCAAYFSVFGLIPSRRAGGTPV; encoded by the coding sequence TTGGCGATCACATCCAAGTCGCTCAGTGAGCGTCCGGCCAGCCGGCGCACGCTCGCTTTTGCGGTCCACATCTTCACCGCCTCCGGCGCGGTGTGCGGCCTCATGGCGCTGATGGCGGCAGTCGAGGGCCACTGGGCCATCATGTTCGCCTGGCTGGGCGCCGCCCTGTTCGTCGACGGCATCGACGGCAGCATGGCCCGCCGTGCCCGCGTGGTCGAAGTGCTGCCGCGCTGGTCGGGCGAGACGCTCGATCTCGTCGTCGACTACCTCACCTATTGCCTCGTGCCCGCCTTCGCAGTGGCCTCCAGCGGCATGATGCCCTTCTGGATGGCGGTGCCGGCCAGCGTCGCCATTCTGGTGACCAGCGCGCTCTATTTCGCCGACACCTCGATGAAGACCGAGGACCTGTATTTCCAGGGCTTCCCGGCGGTGTGGAACCTCGTAGTGTTCTATTTCTTCCTCGTGCCGCTCAATCCCTGGGTCATCTTCGGCATCGTGATTCTGCTCTCGGTCGGCACCTTCCTGCCGATCAAGTTCGTGCATCCGTTCCGGGTGGTGCGGCTGCGCCTTCTCACCATCGCCCTTCTGGCCGTCTGGGCCGTGCTGGCGGTTCTCGCGGTGATCGACGGCATGAAGCCGGACCTGTGGGTCACGGTCAGCCTGTGCCTGTGCGCCGCCTATTTCAGCGTGTTCGGCCTCATCCCCTCGCGGCGGGCCGGCGGCACCCCGGTCTGA
- a CDS encoding quinone oxidoreductase: MASAVRVHEIGGPEVLRYEEIAVGSPGPGEVRLRHTAIGLNFLDTYFRSGLYPSPQGLPFIPGNEAAGIIVEVGAGVSEFRPGDRVAYGSSLGAYATERVMATAPLVKLPDTIRDETAAAMMLKGMTARYLLRQTHKLKAGDTILVHAAAGGVGLILSQWATHLGATVIGTVGSSEKAELARANGVAYAINYNEENFVERVRDITEGAMCDVVYDGVGQATYPASLDTLKPRGLFVSFGNASGAIQNFSLMALSQKGSLYATRPTLFTHVATRDALLENANDLFDVVGSGIVRIPVNQRYRLADAAEAHRDLEGRRTTGSTVLLP, from the coding sequence ATGGCGTCGGCGGTTCGTGTTCACGAGATCGGTGGTCCCGAGGTTCTGCGCTACGAGGAGATCGCCGTCGGCTCGCCCGGCCCCGGCGAGGTCCGGCTGCGCCATACCGCGATCGGCCTCAATTTCCTCGACACCTATTTCCGCAGCGGCCTCTACCCGTCGCCGCAGGGCCTGCCCTTCATCCCCGGCAACGAGGCGGCCGGAATCATCGTCGAGGTCGGCGCGGGCGTGAGCGAGTTCCGGCCCGGCGACCGCGTCGCCTATGGCTCGTCGCTGGGCGCCTACGCCACCGAGCGCGTCATGGCGACGGCGCCGCTGGTCAAGCTGCCCGACACCATCCGCGACGAGACCGCCGCCGCCATGATGCTGAAGGGCATGACGGCCCGCTACCTGCTGCGCCAGACCCACAAGTTGAAGGCCGGCGATACCATCCTCGTCCACGCGGCCGCCGGCGGCGTCGGGCTGATCCTCTCGCAATGGGCGACGCATCTCGGCGCCACCGTGATCGGCACCGTCGGCTCGTCCGAGAAGGCGGAGCTGGCTCGCGCCAACGGCGTGGCCTACGCCATCAACTACAATGAGGAAAACTTCGTCGAGCGGGTGCGCGACATCACCGAAGGCGCGATGTGCGACGTCGTTTATGACGGGGTGGGGCAGGCGACCTACCCGGCCTCGCTCGACACGCTCAAGCCGCGCGGCCTGTTCGTGAGCTTCGGCAACGCCTCCGGCGCCATCCAGAACTTCAGCCTGATGGCCCTCTCGCAGAAGGGCTCGCTCTACGCGACCCGCCCGACCCTGTTCACCCATGTGGCGACGCGGGACGCCCTGCTCGAGAACGCGAACGACCTGTTCGACGTCGTCGGCTCCGGCATCGTGCGGATTCCGGTCAACCAGCGTTACCGTCTGGCGGATGCGGCCGAGGCGCATCGCGACCTCGAGGGGCGCCGCACGACGGGCTCGACCGTGCTGCTGCCCTGA